A region of Flavobacterium album DNA encodes the following proteins:
- the efp gene encoding elongation factor P, with protein MASTSDIRNGLCIKFNNDIYKIIEFLHVKPGKGPAFVRTKLKSLTNGKVLDNTFSAGHKIEDVRVETHKFQFLYPEGDQYHFMHAETYEQISLNKNILDAPDLLKEGENVMVIWNTETDAPLSVDMPASVVLEVTYAEPGVKGNTATNATKPATVETGAAVNVPLFINEGDKIKIDTATGQYMERVKE; from the coding sequence ATGGCAAGTACATCAGATATCAGGAACGGCTTATGCATCAAGTTCAATAACGATATATACAAGATAATCGAATTCCTTCACGTGAAACCGGGTAAAGGCCCTGCTTTCGTAAGGACAAAGCTAAAAAGCCTTACTAACGGTAAAGTGCTTGACAACACTTTTTCTGCAGGACACAAGATCGAGGATGTAAGGGTAGAAACACACAAGTTCCAGTTCCTTTACCCTGAAGGCGACCAGTACCATTTCATGCATGCCGAAACGTATGAGCAGATATCCCTTAACAAGAACATCCTTGACGCTCCGGACCTTTTGAAAGAAGGCGAGAATGTAATGGTGATCTGGAATACGGAAACGGATGCGCCGCTATCGGTAGACATGCCTGCTTCAGTTGTTCTTGAAGTGACTTATGCAGAACCGGGCGTGAAAGGCAACACTGCCACGAACGCTACCAAACCTGCCACTGTAGAAACAGGCGCAGCGGTAAACGTGCCGCTTTTCATCAATGAAGGCGACAAGATCAAGATTGATACCGCAACCGGCCAGTACATGGAACGCGTAAAAGAGTAA
- a CDS encoding HD domain-containing protein: MSEINKLKILNDPIYGFISITNPLVYDLIQHPYFQRLRRISQMGMSYLVYPGAHHTRFHHALGCMHIMQRTVQVLKFKGVAISPEEEAALDIAILLHDIGHGPFSHAMEHSIVENVSHEAISLLFMDSLNKEFDGKLTLAIQIFKGEYHRRFMLQLISSQLDMDRMDYLKRDSFYSGVAEGNINSERLIQMFNVQDDMLVIEEKGIYSVEKFLVARRLMYWQCYLHKTSVVAELILTKILKRAKELTQHGKHLGSSAPLQFFLENKISLDDFSEEVLVKFSYLDDFDIISAIKMWQFHEDLVLRELSRMIINRDLLKIKMQAEKVDKEKAVALRKRIMELYGISEKEAEYFVFKGKIKNQAYNKTGEPIHILKKDRTIEDVVEASDQLNLKALSKPVTKYYLCFPKVLLEQAAI, from the coding sequence GTGAGCGAGATCAACAAGCTTAAGATTTTAAACGACCCTATTTACGGGTTTATTTCCATAACTAACCCGCTGGTATACGACCTTATCCAACACCCTTATTTCCAGAGGCTCCGCCGCATTTCCCAAATGGGGATGTCCTACCTGGTATATCCGGGGGCGCACCATACACGGTTTCATCACGCGCTTGGATGCATGCACATTATGCAGCGTACCGTTCAGGTACTGAAATTCAAAGGTGTTGCAATATCCCCTGAAGAAGAGGCCGCTCTCGATATAGCCATACTGTTGCACGACATTGGCCACGGCCCGTTCTCTCATGCAATGGAGCACAGTATCGTAGAGAATGTGAGCCACGAAGCTATATCGCTGCTGTTCATGGACAGCCTCAACAAAGAATTTGACGGAAAACTGACACTGGCGATACAAATATTTAAAGGCGAATACCACCGCAGGTTTATGCTGCAGCTCATATCGAGCCAGCTGGATATGGACCGGATGGATTACCTGAAGCGTGACAGCTTTTACAGCGGCGTTGCCGAAGGGAATATCAATAGTGAGCGGCTGATACAGATGTTCAATGTGCAGGATGATATGCTGGTGATAGAGGAGAAGGGGATATACTCTGTAGAGAAATTTCTTGTGGCGCGAAGGCTGATGTACTGGCAATGCTACCTCCATAAGACCAGTGTTGTTGCCGAACTGATACTTACCAAAATATTAAAGCGCGCCAAAGAACTTACACAGCATGGCAAACACCTGGGCTCCAGTGCACCATTACAGTTTTTCCTCGAAAATAAGATAAGCCTCGACGACTTCAGCGAGGAAGTGCTGGTGAAATTTTCATACCTCGACGATTTCGACATTATCAGTGCAATAAAAATGTGGCAGTTCCATGAAGACCTTGTATTGCGGGAACTGAGCAGGATGATCATTAACCGCGACCTGCTAAAAATAAAGATGCAGGCCGAAAAGGTGGATAAGGAAAAAGCTGTGGCCCTTCGCAAACGCATCATGGAACTATATGGCATTAGCGAGAAAGAGGCTGAATACTTTGTGTTTAAAGGAAAAATTAAGAACCAGGCTTACAATAAGACCGGGGAGCCCATACATATATTAAAGAAGGACAGGACCATAGAAGATGTTGTTGAGGCATCGGATCAACTGAATTTAAAGGCTTTGTCTAAGCCGGTGACCAAGTATTACCTGTGTTTTCCAAAAGTGCTTTTGGAACAGGCAGCTATTTAA
- a CDS encoding type II toxin-antitoxin system ParD family antitoxin codes for MGKNTSISLGNHFEDFIESSINTGRFNNASEVVRAGLRLLEDEENKVIALRKAIQEGIDSGIAEDFEPKAFLASLKARKE; via the coding sequence ATGGGTAAAAACACATCCATATCATTAGGAAACCATTTTGAAGATTTCATTGAGAGTTCAATAAACACCGGAAGATTCAATAACGCAAGTGAAGTTGTTCGTGCGGGTTTAAGATTATTGGAAGACGAAGAAAATAAAGTAATCGCCCTAAGGAAAGCCATTCAGGAAGGCATTGATAGCGGCATCGCCGAAGATTTTGAGCCTAAAGCATTTTTAGCATCTTTAAAGGCACGGAAAGAATAA
- the sucD gene encoding succinate--CoA ligase subunit alpha: MSVLVNKDSKIIVQGFTGSEGTFHATQMIEYGTNVVGGVTPGKGGTTHLDRPVFNTVRDAVEIAGADTTIIFVPPAFAADAIMEAAEAGIKVIITITEGIPVADMIKAYDYIQDKDCRLIGPNCPGVITPGEAKVGIMPGFVFKKGKVGIVSKSGTLTYEAADQVVKQGLGITTAIGIGGDPIIGTTTKEAVELLMNDPETEAIIMIGEIGGQLEADAAKWVKADGNRKPVIGFIAGETAPKGRTMGHAGAIVGGADDTAEAKKRIMRENGIHVVDSPAEIGKKVKEVLG; this comes from the coding sequence ATGAGTGTTCTGGTTAATAAAGATTCCAAGATAATTGTTCAGGGATTTACAGGAAGCGAAGGTACTTTCCACGCTACCCAAATGATAGAATATGGTACTAATGTAGTTGGCGGTGTAACGCCGGGCAAAGGCGGTACTACGCACCTTGACCGCCCTGTATTCAACACTGTAAGAGATGCAGTAGAGATAGCAGGTGCCGATACTACCATCATATTCGTTCCGCCGGCCTTTGCCGCTGACGCAATTATGGAAGCTGCCGAAGCAGGCATCAAAGTGATCATCACGATCACTGAAGGTATTCCTGTTGCGGACATGATCAAGGCTTATGACTACATACAGGATAAAGACTGCCGCCTGATAGGCCCTAACTGTCCGGGTGTTATCACTCCGGGAGAAGCTAAGGTAGGTATCATGCCGGGCTTCGTTTTCAAAAAAGGTAAAGTAGGTATCGTATCAAAATCAGGTACGCTTACGTATGAAGCTGCTGACCAGGTTGTAAAACAAGGCCTTGGCATCACGACAGCTATCGGTATCGGTGGCGACCCTATCATCGGGACAACGACAAAAGAAGCTGTTGAGCTTTTAATGAACGACCCTGAGACAGAAGCCATCATCATGATTGGTGAGATTGGTGGCCAGCTTGAGGCTGACGCTGCTAAATGGGTTAAAGCTGACGGTAACCGCAAGCCTGTTATTGGCTTCATTGCCGGTGAGACTGCCCCTAAAGGCCGCACTATGGGCCACGCGGGCGCTATCGTTGGCGGCGCTGATGATACTGCTGAAGCGAAAAAACGCATCATGAGAGAGAACGGCATCCACGTGGTGGATTCTCCTGCTGAAATAGGCAAAAAAGTGAAAGAAGTATTGGGATAA
- the lpxA gene encoding acyl-ACP--UDP-N-acetylglucosamine O-acyltransferase, whose product MNQPLAYVHPGAKIAKNVVIEPFTTIHNNVEIGEGTWIGSNVTIMEGARIGKNCNIFPGAVISAVPQDLKFGGEESLAIIGDNCTIRECVTINRGTIASGQTRLGNNCLVMATAHIAHDCHIGDNAIIVNGVALAGHVTVGNFAIIGGLAAVHQFISIGDHAMISGGSLVRKDVPPYTKAAKEPLSYVGINSVGLRRRGFTPEKIREIQDIYRILYQKNYNTTQALSIIEAEMEATPERDEIILFIRNSSRGVMKGYTGF is encoded by the coding sequence ATGAACCAACCGCTAGCATACGTACATCCGGGCGCCAAGATAGCCAAGAATGTGGTAATAGAGCCTTTCACTACCATCCATAATAATGTAGAGATAGGCGAGGGAACCTGGATAGGGTCTAACGTTACCATTATGGAAGGAGCCAGGATAGGTAAAAACTGTAATATATTTCCGGGTGCCGTAATATCTGCCGTGCCGCAGGATCTTAAATTTGGGGGTGAAGAATCGCTTGCGATAATAGGAGATAACTGCACTATACGTGAGTGTGTTACCATTAACAGGGGAACTATTGCATCCGGCCAGACAAGGCTGGGCAATAACTGTTTGGTGATGGCTACCGCACATATTGCACACGACTGCCATATTGGCGATAATGCCATAATTGTAAATGGTGTGGCCTTGGCCGGTCACGTAACGGTGGGCAATTTTGCCATTATCGGAGGTCTTGCTGCCGTGCACCAGTTTATAAGCATTGGCGACCATGCTATGATTTCAGGCGGATCGCTGGTGCGTAAAGATGTGCCACCTTATACCAAGGCTGCAAAAGAGCCGCTTTCGTATGTGGGCATCAACTCTGTAGGGTTGAGGCGCAGGGGTTTTACACCGGAAAAGATCAGGGAGATACAGGATATTTACAGGATATTGTACCAGAAAAATTATAATACCACGCAGGCTCTTAGTATAATAGAGGCTGAAATGGAGGCAACCCCGGAGCGCGACGAGATCATTCTGTTCATCAGGAATTCATCTCGCGGCGTAATGAAGGGATATACCGGGTTTTAA
- a CDS encoding type II toxin-antitoxin system RelE/ParE family toxin yields MAKFHFSKKALDDLTSIWDYTVREWSESQAEKYYHLILASCADLAENPQLGKSYDVLAMNILGYKCSQHIIFFHQISKKEIVVERILHGMMDLKNHL; encoded by the coding sequence ATGGCAAAATTCCATTTTTCTAAAAAGGCGCTCGATGATCTTACATCAATTTGGGATTACACTGTCAGAGAATGGTCAGAAAGCCAGGCTGAAAAGTATTATCACCTGATATTGGCTTCATGTGCCGATTTAGCGGAGAATCCACAGCTCGGTAAATCGTATGATGTCCTTGCAATGAATATTCTTGGTTACAAATGTAGCCAGCATATAATATTTTTCCATCAGATATCTAAAAAAGAAATCGTAGTAGAAAGGATACTGCACGGAATGATGGATTTGAAGAACCATCTTTAG
- a CDS encoding nuclear transport factor 2 family protein, whose product MTAKEVVTEYYLSGASRTAAGVKRYLHEDLMLKWHSSKGYLQLEKNDVLTLVAELEKSYCASRLEISHILAEGDTVSVRYTHYVNAFENPHEEMILAHFVVIWEVKDDLLHTGYLMSQLG is encoded by the coding sequence ATGACCGCAAAAGAAGTTGTAACGGAATACTACCTGTCCGGCGCTTCGAGGACAGCAGCAGGCGTAAAGCGTTACCTGCATGAAGATCTTATGCTGAAATGGCACAGTTCTAAAGGCTACCTGCAGCTTGAAAAAAACGATGTACTTACGCTGGTGGCCGAACTTGAAAAATCGTATTGTGCCTCAAGGCTGGAAATAAGCCATATCTTAGCCGAAGGCGACACGGTATCGGTACGCTATACGCATTATGTCAATGCTTTTGAGAACCCGCACGAAGAGATGATCCTTGCCCATTTTGTGGTGATATGGGAAGTGAAGGACGACTTGCTTCACACAGGCTACCTTATGAGCCAGTTGGGTTAA
- a CDS encoding bifunctional UDP-3-O-[3-hydroxymyristoyl] N-acetylglucosamine deacetylase/3-hydroxyacyl-ACP dehydratase, producing the protein MVKQTTIKSEISLKGVGLHTGKEVTMTFKPAPVNNGYTFVRVDLEGQPVVEADANYVVNTQRGTNLEKKGVKIQTSEHVLAAFVGCDVDNVIIELDASEPPIMDGSSKFFVEAIEKVGVEEQDAERHVYVVKEVISYTDETTGSEIIVMPSDEYQVTAMVDFGTKVLGTQNATLKNISDFKTEIADSRTFSFLHELEALLQNGLIKGGDLNNAIVYVDKEISPETMESLKVAFGKESIAVKPNGILDNLTLHYPNEAARHKLLDVVGDLALIGTRIRGKVIANKPGHFVNTQFAKKMSKIIKIEQRNQVPVYDLHKEPFMDVNKIMSMLPHRPPFLLVDKILEMSDSHVVGLKNVTMNESFFVGHFPGAPVMPGVLIIEAMAQTGGILILSSVPDPENYLTYFMKIDNVKFKHKVLPGDTLVFKCDLISPIRRGICHMQANAYANGKLVAEAELMAQIAKNS; encoded by the coding sequence ATGGTTAAACAAACCACAATCAAGAGCGAAATATCGTTAAAAGGTGTCGGCCTGCATACCGGTAAGGAAGTTACAATGACCTTTAAGCCCGCACCGGTAAATAACGGATATACTTTTGTTAGGGTAGATTTGGAAGGCCAGCCCGTTGTAGAGGCTGATGCCAATTATGTTGTAAATACCCAAAGAGGGACAAATCTTGAAAAGAAAGGCGTTAAGATACAAACATCAGAGCACGTGCTCGCCGCATTTGTTGGGTGCGATGTAGATAATGTTATAATAGAGCTGGACGCTTCCGAACCTCCTATTATGGATGGATCGTCTAAGTTTTTTGTGGAAGCCATAGAAAAAGTAGGCGTGGAGGAACAGGATGCCGAACGCCATGTATATGTGGTAAAGGAAGTAATATCGTATACGGATGAAACTACCGGAAGCGAGATCATTGTAATGCCTTCAGACGAATACCAGGTTACCGCGATGGTAGATTTTGGCACCAAAGTACTTGGTACACAAAACGCCACGCTTAAAAATATAAGTGATTTTAAAACCGAGATTGCCGATTCGCGCACCTTCAGCTTCCTTCATGAGCTGGAAGCATTGCTGCAGAACGGACTCATAAAAGGAGGCGACCTTAACAATGCTATCGTTTATGTAGATAAGGAAATATCACCCGAGACAATGGAAAGCCTTAAGGTTGCTTTTGGGAAAGAAAGCATTGCAGTGAAGCCTAACGGGATACTGGACAACCTTACGCTGCATTACCCGAACGAGGCGGCACGCCACAAGCTGCTTGATGTAGTAGGCGACCTTGCGCTTATCGGTACACGTATCCGCGGTAAGGTAATTGCCAACAAGCCGGGGCATTTCGTGAACACGCAGTTTGCCAAGAAAATGTCGAAGATAATCAAGATTGAACAGCGCAACCAGGTGCCGGTTTATGACCTTCACAAAGAGCCTTTCATGGATGTGAACAAGATCATGAGCATGCTGCCGCACCGTCCGCCGTTCCTGTTGGTAGATAAGATCCTGGAAATGAGCGACAGCCATGTGGTAGGACTTAAGAACGTAACGATGAATGAAAGCTTCTTCGTGGGCCACTTTCCGGGTGCGCCGGTTATGCCGGGCGTGCTGATTATAGAAGCAATGGCGCAGACAGGCGGTATCCTTATCCTGAGCTCTGTGCCGGATCCGGAAAACTACCTGACCTACTTCATGAAGATAGATAATGTAAAGTTCAAGCATAAAGTACTTCCGGGAGATACCCTTGTATTCAAATGCGACCTTATTTCTCCTATACGCAGGGGGATATGCCACATGCAGGCAAATGCTTATGCCAACGGCAAACTTGTTGCCGAAGCAGAACTAATGGCACAAATTGCCAAAAACAGCTAA
- the lpxD gene encoding UDP-3-O-(3-hydroxymyristoyl)glucosamine N-acyltransferase, whose product MKFTAEQIAGLLEGDIVGNPNAEVFRLAKIEEGTDGSLTFLANPKYLPYIYSTQATITIVNRTFEPENDITTTLIKVDDAYQSFSKLLEYYNQVKLMKSGIEQPSVLSEGATYGDNLYLGSFCYIGKNVKIGSNVKIYPNTFVGDNVVIGDDTILFAGVRVYSETVIGKGCTIHSGAIIGSDGFGFAPNDEGVYNKIPQIGNVIIEDNVDIGSCTTVDRATLGSTVIKKGVKLDNQIQIAHNVTIGENTVIASQTGVAGSTKIGRNCIIGGQVGIVGHITIGNGVRIQAQSGVGKSIPDGETVQGSPALGYSDFNKSYVHFRNFPKIVSDIEELKQQNKQ is encoded by the coding sequence ATGAAATTTACAGCAGAACAGATAGCAGGTTTACTGGAAGGTGACATTGTGGGCAATCCCAATGCCGAAGTCTTCAGATTGGCCAAAATAGAGGAAGGGACTGATGGTTCGCTTACTTTTTTGGCTAACCCTAAATACCTGCCCTACATATATTCCACACAGGCAACCATTACAATAGTGAACAGGACTTTTGAGCCTGAAAACGATATTACTACCACACTCATTAAGGTAGATGATGCCTACCAGTCGTTCTCCAAACTTCTGGAATACTACAACCAGGTAAAGCTGATGAAAAGCGGCATAGAGCAACCCTCTGTCCTTTCGGAAGGCGCTACCTATGGAGATAACCTGTACCTGGGGAGTTTTTGCTACATAGGCAAAAATGTAAAGATAGGCAGCAACGTGAAGATATATCCCAATACTTTTGTGGGTGACAACGTGGTCATTGGCGATGATACAATACTTTTTGCAGGTGTCCGTGTTTATTCGGAAACCGTTATAGGTAAAGGATGTACCATTCATTCCGGTGCCATTATCGGATCGGATGGCTTTGGCTTTGCGCCCAATGATGAAGGTGTTTATAATAAGATTCCACAGATTGGCAACGTAATTATAGAAGATAACGTTGATATTGGCTCCTGCACTACCGTAGACAGGGCCACGCTTGGATCGACCGTAATAAAGAAGGGCGTTAAGCTGGACAACCAGATACAGATAGCCCATAATGTGACCATAGGTGAAAATACCGTGATCGCATCCCAAACCGGGGTGGCGGGATCTACCAAGATTGGAAGGAACTGCATCATTGGAGGTCAGGTAGGGATCGTAGGGCATATCACCATTGGCAATGGCGTACGCATCCAGGCACAGTCGGGGGTTGGCAAAAGCATTCCCGACGGGGAGACTGTTCAGGGCAGCCCGGCATTAGGCTATTCCGACTTCAATAAGTCCTACGTACATTTCAGGAATTTCCCAAAAATTGTGTCGGATATTGAAGAACTCAAACAACAAAACAAACAATAA
- a CDS encoding carbohydrate porin — protein sequence MKRLVTLALCLSALGLKAQVKDSINESSPEKTENFTFHAQTTTIFQYKPGFSADYTGQNSFHTEEERASSVTSTLFAGARLWRGASVYINPEMAGGSGLSKVLGIGDATNGETFRVGSANPKIYLARLYITQVFSLGGDYKFAHWQESGQNQLAGKIEPNYIAVTAGKICLSDYFDNNSYSHDPRSQFMNWGLMSNGAWDYPANTRGYVPSVVVEYVTLENELRFGLSLMPLEANGLKMNWNISRSNSATLEYTRNYNFSGRKGAIRVLGFLTSGRMGDYRESITVNPQSPVIEAVQQYGNKKYGFGINAEQELSDNLGAFFRASWNDGHTQTWAFTEIDRSVSLGLSAKGSWWGRNNDTAGLATVLSGISGPHKDYLAAGGYGFMLGDGRLSFAAESATEFYYAAELNNNLYITCGYQLLLNPGYNRDRSGPVNVFSLRLHAEI from the coding sequence GTGAAACGGCTTGTTACCCTTGCATTATGTCTCTCAGCACTTGGTTTAAAAGCGCAGGTTAAAGACAGTATTAACGAAAGTTCTCCGGAGAAAACGGAGAACTTTACTTTTCATGCGCAAACAACCACTATTTTTCAATACAAGCCGGGGTTTTCGGCAGATTATACCGGGCAGAACAGTTTCCATACCGAAGAAGAACGGGCAAGTTCCGTCACTTCTACACTTTTTGCGGGAGCAAGGCTCTGGAGGGGTGCATCAGTATATATTAATCCCGAAATGGCCGGAGGTTCAGGACTTAGTAAAGTACTGGGCATAGGCGATGCCACAAACGGAGAGACATTTAGGGTAGGCAGTGCAAACCCTAAGATCTACCTTGCGCGGCTATACATCACACAAGTGTTCAGCCTTGGTGGCGACTATAAATTTGCCCATTGGCAGGAAAGCGGACAAAACCAGCTGGCAGGCAAGATAGAACCAAATTACATAGCCGTAACAGCAGGTAAGATATGCCTTTCGGATTATTTTGATAACAACAGCTATAGCCATGACCCGCGTTCACAGTTCATGAACTGGGGGCTTATGAGCAATGGCGCTTGGGATTACCCGGCCAATACACGTGGCTATGTGCCGAGTGTTGTAGTTGAATATGTAACGCTGGAAAATGAGTTGCGTTTCGGTTTATCGCTCATGCCTTTGGAAGCCAATGGCCTGAAGATGAACTGGAACATATCACGTTCAAATTCAGCTACATTAGAATATACCCGGAATTATAATTTTTCCGGACGAAAAGGCGCTATTCGCGTTTTAGGATTTTTAACCAGCGGCCGTATGGGAGATTATCGCGAAAGCATAACGGTTAACCCGCAATCGCCGGTAATAGAGGCAGTACAGCAGTACGGCAACAAAAAATACGGTTTTGGTATCAACGCCGAACAGGAGCTCAGCGATAACCTGGGTGCCTTTTTCCGCGCAAGCTGGAATGATGGGCATACGCAAACCTGGGCTTTCACCGAAATAGACCGCAGCGTAAGCCTTGGCCTGAGCGCTAAAGGAAGCTGGTGGGGCCGCAATAACGATACCGCCGGACTTGCCACGGTGCTTTCCGGAATTTCCGGGCCGCACAAAGATTATCTTGCGGCAGGAGGTTACGGTTTCATGCTGGGTGATGGCAGGCTGTCCTTTGCGGCGGAAAGCGCAACGGAATTTTATTATGCGGCCGAATTAAATAATAATCTGTATATTACATGCGGTTACCAGTTGCTGCTAAATCCGGGCTATAACCGGGACAGGAGCGGGCCGGTAAACGTTTTTTCACTCCGGCTGCATGCCGAAATATAA